A genome region from Oenanthe melanoleuca isolate GR-GAL-2019-014 chromosome 2, OMel1.0, whole genome shotgun sequence includes the following:
- the PTER gene encoding phosphotriesterase-related protein has translation MPSLSGKVQTVLGPVEPDCLGYTLTHEHLTMNYSSCFCPPSPGQEPLSNGPIEMKNLFWIKQNPYSHKENLLLYQETDAVREELLHFKAAGGGTIVENTTTGIGRDVKTLKKLAEETGVHIIAGAGFYVDSTHSSQTQAMTVEQLTEIIVDEVLRGADGTNIKCGVVGEIGCSWPLTPSEHRVLQATAQAQAQLGCPVIIHPGRNSDSPFQILRILQEAGADASKTVMSHLDRTIFDKKKLLEFAKLGCYLEYDLFGTEFLHYQFHPDIDMPNDNERIARIRLLIDEGYEDRILMAHDVHTKNRLMKYGGHGYSHILKNIVPKMLIRGISQDKIDKILLANPKRWLTFK, from the exons ATGCCTTCCTTGAGCGGAAAAGTGCAGACTGTCTTGGGCCCTGTGGAGCCAGACTGTCTTGGCTACACGTTGACTCATGAACACTTGACTATGAActacagcagctgcttttgtcCACCTTCTCCAGGCCAAGAGCCTTTGTCTAATGGGCCCATTGAGATGAAGAACTTGTTTTGGATTAAGCAAAATCCGTACAGCCATAAAGAAAACCTTCTTTTGTATCAGGAAACAGACGCTgtgagggaggagctgctgcattttaaagcaGCGGGTGGTGGGACAATTGTGGAAAACACAACTACAGGAATTGGCCGGGATGTGAAAACGTTGAAGAAACTAGCTGAAGAAACTGGAGTTCATATTATTGCTGGTGCTGGGTTTTATGTGGATTCCACTCACTCTTCTCAAACACAGGCCATGACAGTGGAGCAG CTGACAGAGATTATTGTTGATGAGGTACTCAGAGGAGCAGATGGGACTAATATCAAGTGTGGTGTGGTGGGAGAAATAGGTTGCTCCTGGCCTTTGACTCCGAGTGAGCACAGAGTGCTTCAGGCAACAGCACaggctcaggcacagcttgggTGCCCTGTTATCATCCATCCTGGCAGGAACAGCGACTCCCCTTTCCAGATTCTGCGCATTCTGCAGGAAGCTGGGGCTGATGCTTCAAAGACAGTCATGTCTCACCTCGACAG GACCATATTTGATAAAAAGAAACTCCTCGAATTTGCTAAACTTGGATGTTACTTAGAGTATGACCTATTTGGTACAGAATTCCTTCATTACCAGTTCCATCCAGATATTGACATGCCGAACGACAACGAAAGGATTGCAAG GATTCGTTTGCTGATTGATGAAGGCTATGAAGACAGAATTCTGATGGCTCATGATGTGCACACCAAGAACAGGTTGATGAAATATGGAGGTCATGGATATTCACATATCTTGAAAAATATAGTTCCTAAAATGCTAATTAGAGGCATATCCCAAGATAAAATTGATAAAATACTCCTAGCAAACCCAAAGCGGTGGTTGACTTTTAAGTAG